The DNA segment CCGGGTCGATGCCGGGCCCGAGGACGACGAAGGTGGAACGCAGCGGAACGGCAAGCCGCTCCAGCAGGGCCGGAACGGCGCGGGCCACGGACCCGGCGGACACGAGCGAGGTGGCCACCGGCCCTCCGCCGTTCCGGGGCCCCGCCTCGACCAGCAGTGCCGCCATGGCGTCGCCCGCGATCCGGTGCTCGGGACGCAGCGGGACATCGTAGGGCAGGTCCGCCTGGTCCGCTGCCAGCACCAGCGCCCGCCGGGGCCCGGCGGCCGCCGACAGGTACGCCGCCGCCAGTCGCAACGCCGTGAACGGAGCTGCCGACCCCTGGTCCGAAACGGCGAACGGCATGGGGGAACCGGGCAGCAGGTCGTTCAGACGGCATGTCGCGGACCTGCGGAAGTCGGCGTCAGGGGCCTGGTGCGCGAGCGCCACCACGTCCATCGGCCGATCCGCGCCGCCGAGCAGCGGCACCAGCGCCTCGGCCATTTCGACGAAGGTGGTGCGCCGCGCGGTCGACAGGTCGAAGCCGGCACGCAGACCCACACCGTGGAGATCCGCGAGGTCCCGCAGATACTCCCGCAGCGGTGGGTGCAGCGGATCGGGCTCGTACGGCAGCCCCCGGCCGAACTCCCGGTACGCGCCTCGGAGCACGCGCAGCGGCGTGATCCGAGGCGGGGTGTCCGTCGCGGTCGCGACGACCGGTGGTTGAGCGGTGTACACCGGTCAGCTCCCGGCCGACTGTTCGACGACATACCCGGCGAGGGAGCCGACCGACTCGAAGTGGTGCTGTTCGAGCGTGTCGGTGTCGAACTCCAGGGACAGCTCGTCCTCGATGGCCATCAGCAACTCCAGCACACTCGTGGAGTCCAGACCGAGGTCGTCGAACAGACGGGTGTCCCCGTTCGCTTCGGGCAGGTCCCGCTTCAGCACTTGGGTGAGCGCGGCGATGATGTGGGCGGTGATCCGGTCCGGTTCGGCGCCGGAGGACGCGGCGGCGGTGGCGGGCGGCTCGATCGTTTCGTGGGTCATGGTTCTTCTCCAGCTGGTAGGGGCGGATACGGACGGGTGGGGGTTCAGGGAGCGGCGGTCTCGGCCGTTTCCGGCCGGGCGAAGTCGGGAAGGCGCTGCTTGCGCATGAGGTCCTCCGGCAGGTCGCGCTCGCGCACGAGATGGGAGCGGCCCTCGTGCACGACGATCTCCGCGGGATGACCGTGGCTGAGGAAGAGGACCGGTGACGCGCTGGGGCCGTAGGCGCCGGAGCGCCGCACACCCAGCAGATCGCCCGGACGCAACGGCGGGAGCTCGGCCTTCTTGGCCAGGACGTCGTTGGGGGTGCACAGCGGGCCGGTCACGTTCCAGGCCGCCGCGGCGTCGTCGGAGACCCGGCTCAACAGCTCGACCGGGAAGTTGCGCTTGACGAACGAGCCGATACCCACTGCCGCCATGTGGTGGTGGGTGCCTCCGTCGGTCACCGCGAAGTTCTCGTCCATGGAGGTCTTCACGTCCCGGACGCGCACGACGTAGGTGCCGCACCGGCCGGTGAGGTAGCGGCCCAGCTCCATGATCATGCGGGTTCCGGGGTGTCGTCGGGCGAATGCCTCGACGACCGGATTCGTCAGCTCGGCCAGCCGCCTCGGGTCCAGATCGCGCTCGCCCGCGAAGTACGCGACGCCCAGACCCCCTCCGACGTCCACCAGATCCAGCGGGAACCCCAGCCGGTCGGCCAGGCGTTCGGCCATGTCGAGAATGTAGGCCGTGTTCCGGGCCACGACCTCCTCGTCCAGGATGCGGGTCCCCATGTAGGCGTGGATGCCCATCAGCCGGACGGAGGGGTACTGCTTGGCGAGGTCTTCCCGGCCGAGGAGCTGAGCCTCGTCGATGCCGAACTGCCGGGGCTTGCCGCCCATGGTCAGGCCGGAGCCCTTGACGGAGAACTCGGGATTCACCCGCAGGGACACCGGGGCGGTGACGCCGAGGCCGTGCGCCAGCCGGTCCAGCGTGGCGATCTCCCCGAACGACTCGCACACGACGCTGTGCACGCCGGCTTCCAGGCAGGCGGCGAGCTCCTCGGGAGACTTGCCCGGACCGAGGAAGATGATGTCGTTGGGCGACACCCCGGCCCGCAGCGCGGTGCGCAGTTCCACCAGGGAGGAGACCTCCGCGCGAGCGCCGCGCCGGGCGAGCAGCGCGCACACCGCGACGTTCGGGTTGGACTTCAGGGAGTAGAAGATCTCCAGCCGCCGGGGGAGCAGTTCGCGCAACGTGTCGAACGTTTCCGCCAGGACGCCGGCGTCGTAGGCGTAGAACGGGGTGCCGTACTGTCCGGCGAGTTCGGTGACGGGTATGCCCTGGATCAGCTCCACGCCGTCGGGGTTGCGCTCTGGTCCTGTCATGACTGTGTCTCCCGGGCGATCATGTCGAGGCGGTGGGCGATGCGTTCGTCGAGCTGGTGCAGCGTGCGGTCGTCGGGGGCCACCACGACGCCGTACAGACGGCCGTCGAAGGAGGCGCGGGAGGCGTCGCGCGCCGCGTTGACGGTGGCGAAGGCGTTGACGAGCAGACCGCTGCCGTTCTCCGGTGTCCAGGCGAGGTCGCCGATGGCGTCGCGCAGATTCTTGTAGGCGAGCGGCCGGCCCAGGGTGAGCGGGTACTCGCGGACCAGGCCGACACTTCCCGCGGGAAGTATCCGGTCCTGCACGGAGGACAGATAGGTCGCCATGTTGTTGCGGGCGTTGATCTCCACCACCGGGTACAGGGTGTCGTCCTGGCCGGTCATCGCATCGACGCCCACGACGCCGAACCAGCCGTCGGCGGCCAGCTCCCGCCCGATCGTCCGGGCCGCGGCCCGGATCTCGTCCAACTGCCCGGCGTCCAGACCGGACGGAATGAGGTGGCCCTTGTGCACGCCGTCACGGGTCAGGGCGCGCTTGACGCCGTCGAAGTGCGCCGACCCGTCGCGCCGTACGG comes from the Streptomyces sp. NBC_00525 genome and includes:
- a CDS encoding type III PLP-dependent enzyme translates to MTGPERNPDGVELIQGIPVTELAGQYGTPFYAYDAGVLAETFDTLRELLPRRLEIFYSLKSNPNVAVCALLARRGARAEVSSLVELRTALRAGVSPNDIIFLGPGKSPEELAACLEAGVHSVVCESFGEIATLDRLAHGLGVTAPVSLRVNPEFSVKGSGLTMGGKPRQFGIDEAQLLGREDLAKQYPSVRLMGIHAYMGTRILDEEVVARNTAYILDMAERLADRLGFPLDLVDVGGGLGVAYFAGERDLDPRRLAELTNPVVEAFARRHPGTRMIMELGRYLTGRCGTYVVRVRDVKTSMDENFAVTDGGTHHHMAAVGIGSFVKRNFPVELLSRVSDDAAAAWNVTGPLCTPNDVLAKKAELPPLRPGDLLGVRRSGAYGPSASPVLFLSHGHPAEIVVHEGRSHLVRERDLPEDLMRKQRLPDFARPETAETAAP
- a CDS encoding acyl carrier protein codes for the protein MTHETIEPPATAAASSGAEPDRITAHIIAALTQVLKRDLPEANGDTRLFDDLGLDSTSVLELLMAIEDELSLEFDTDTLEQHHFESVGSLAGYVVEQSAGS